The genomic region GCCAGGAGCTTCACGACCTTCCCGGACATACAACCACGTATCAACGGCGGCCAACTCAGGAAGGCTCAAAGAAATCGGTGGCTTGTGAATAGAAGGCATCGGGCTTTCTTTATCGTTCGTACCTTTCACACCAAAGCCAGCCACGACGAAGCAGCTCGGGCACGCGTGCGATTCAGCGATATACTGGATACCATTCTCTGCCGTACCCGAACCAGGGAATGCTTCCTTCTGGTTGGAATCGCGAGCGGCAGGATTTCCTTTGTGGTAACGAGGATCGTTGATTTGAGTTTCTGCCCGTTCAGGAATACCGTCCAGGTTTGGAGCGCGCTCTCCCAACATGCCCTTATGAAACGCATGGCAGAGTGGGCACTGGCCCTTTCCGATGGCGCCTTGTACCTTATTTTGCCCCACGCCGCCAAAGATGATCTTCTCACCCTCATCAGCAAGCTCGGTCTGCGGCATATTGCTGAAATCTTTTTTCTCTTCGATGGGCGGGAATCCGCCTTCGACCTGAGGCAACCAGTTTCCATACCCGGAAAGTGCTGCAGCAATGAAGAACATGAAGCCACCGATTTTCAGCAACGCGCTGATATTCGTAAAATACAAGGCCATCATGAACGTCATGGAGGTGATCAAGACCAGAGACACCGGCAACAGTCTCGACTCACCGAAGAAGTTCATCTTGTAGTTGGCAATTGCCATAAACAGGAGCAGTGCTCCCCAAAAGCCAATGAATGTCTTAAATACCGCCCGCTTGTTAGCCACCGGGTCCGAAATGGAGGCCTTAAAATAGAACATTAGGCCAATTAACAAGCCCAATGCTGGCCAGCCCATTGCCAAGGCTGATTTAATGAGTTCAATCACAGCTCAAACCTCCTGCAGGAGGGGAAGACTCCGGTTGCCAGGCAACACAGAATCCTCCCCCATTGATTCATTGTTTGCGTTTTGATTAGTGACCAACCGCTGGTGCCGTAGCACGGCCAGGGACAGCAGCCTTCGCTTCCACTGGAGCCTTTTTCGCCGCTAAGGCGCCCAACCAAAACACAAACATGATACTGATCCAGAAGAACAACACGTTTGCGGAAATCATGTTCGCTGCAAAACCCACCGTGTGAGTATAGGCCCACGGTGAATTGTCACGCATGATTT from Nitrospira sp. harbors:
- a CDS encoding nitric oxide reductase, with translation MIELIKSALAMGWPALGLLIGLMFYFKASISDPVANKRAVFKTFIGFWGALLLFMAIANYKMNFFGESRLLPVSLVLITSMTFMMALYFTNISALLKIGGFMFFIAAALSGYGNWLPQVEGGFPPIEEKKDFSNMPQTELADEGEKIIFGGVGQNKVQGAIGKGQCPLCHAFHKGMLGERAPNLDGIPERAETQINDPRYHKGNPAARDSNQKEAFPGSGTAENGIQYIAESHACPSCFVVAGFGVKGTNDKESPMPSIHKPPISLSLPELAAVDTWLYVREGREAPGFDEIVKSYEKFIPESDRPKPPTEGDKAAGGASALMADGTEPVDQIFAKGQCVACHTIPGIAGATGTIGPKLVEGTNAPLRIKDKDYKGKAKSVPDYIMESIVEPSAYVVKGFPDNTMPKVFGQKLSAGALKKLVDYLSQVQEGKEPPKAS